Within the Achromobacter spanius genome, the region TGAGCAGGAAGCTGAACACGCCGGCATTCGCGATCACGAACATGATCACGGCGGTGGACACCACCGATTTGTGCAGCGTCACGGACAGTTGCTTGAAGCTCAGGCGGCGGTAGATGAACTTGCCCACCACCACCGCATACACCACCGCCACCACTGAGGCTTCGGTGGGCGTGAACACGCCGCCGTAGATGCCGCCCAGGATGATGGCGGGCATCATCAGCGCCAGCCAGGCGTTCTTCAGCGCCGGCCACAGCGGCAGGCGGCCTTCGCCGTCGCGCTTGCCCAGGTTGTTGCGCTTGGCGTAGAACCACACGTAGAACATCAGCGCCAGGCCGATCAGGATGCCCGGCATCACGCCGGCAATGAAGAGCTCGCCGGTCGACGTGTCGGTGGACACGGCGTACAGAATCATCGGAATCGACGGCGGGATGATCACGCCCAGTTCCGCCGCGCTGGCCTGTAGCGACGCAGCGAACGGGGCAGGGTAGCCGTGGCGGACCATCGCGGGGATCAGGATCGCGCCCACGGCAAACGTCGTGGCTACGCTGGAGCCGGCTACCGCCGCGAAGATCATGCAGGTCAGCACGCAGGTGCAGGCCAGGCCGCCCTGGATGCCGCCTACCACGCTCTTGGCAAATTCCACCATGCGTTCGGAAATGCCGCCGGCTTCCATCAGGTTGCCGGCCAGGATGAAGAAGGGAATGGCGACCAGTGGGTACTTGTCCAGCGCGGCGTACAGCTGCTGCGCGACAACCACCCAAGGCAGGCCGGAACTGCCAACCCCCGCCAGGCTGGCCAGGCCGATCGACACGGCGACCGGTACGGACAGCCCGAAGAAGATCAGCATCGAGACAATCATTAATTGGGA harbors:
- a CDS encoding TRAP transporter large permease → MSQLMIVSMLIFFGLSVPVAVSIGLASLAGVGSSGLPWVVVAQQLYAALDKYPLVAIPFFILAGNLMEAGGISERMVEFAKSVVGGIQGGLACTCVLTCMIFAAVAGSSVATTFAVGAILIPAMVRHGYPAPFAASLQASAAELGVIIPPSIPMILYAVSTDTSTGELFIAGVMPGILIGLALMFYVWFYAKRNNLGKRDGEGRLPLWPALKNAWLALMMPAIILGGIYGGVFTPTEASVVAVVYAVVVGKFIYRRLSFKQLSVTLHKSVVSTAVIMFVIANAGVFSFLLNRAGVPDALGTWLSHIFETKFTFLMGMNVALFLIGMFIETSASIVVLAPLLLPVALKFGVEPVHFGIIMVVNLALGMITPPFGVNLFAASAVAKLPLERLIKPLIPFVGVVIVCLLVITYWPGLSLGLRDMVYAK